From the Methanophagales archaeon genome, the window ATCTCCTAACTCCTCCTTCGTTACCGGTGGGAATCTGGGGTCATTTACAGCAGCGGAAATCGCAGCATCTATAATTGCATCCTTCAGTTTGAACACAGGATACGGATAACCTATACAGCCCCGCAGCGTACCATGTTTGTTCAACGTGACGAATACACCTCGCTTATCATGAAATACCGCGGGTAACTCCTCCCACGCCTCTATCTTCACACCTTCGCTTAAATAAGCTTCTATCGCTGCCCTCGCAAGCTTTAGACCCTCTATACCCTCCGCTTCTGTTAACATATCATGCCCTTCATGATTTCTATTCATCTTTATTAAAAATACATCGTCTATCACAATAATAATGCATGATGTGATTATACGGATAGGCGTTCATGTCTCAATTGCAGGTTCGATAGATAAAGCGGTGGATCGTGCTGTGGAGAAGGGATGTGATACATTCCAGATATTCTCACGAAATCCACGCGGGTGGCGGTATAAAGGGCTTATGGATACAGAAATAAGGGAGTTTATTAAGAA encodes:
- a CDS encoding TIGR00296 family protein, whose amino-acid sequence is MNRNHEGHDMLTEAEGIEGLKLARAAIEAYLSEGVKIEAWEELPAVFHDKRGVFVTLNKHGTLRGCIGYPYPVFKLKDAIIDAAISAAVNDPRFPPVTKEELGDITIELTVLTTPRVLKVKPKDLPKHIVVGKHGLIIKRGIHQGLLLPQVATEYNWTAEEFLCETCWKAGLPQDAWLEEGTEVSVFEGQIFKEEE